A window from Physeter macrocephalus isolate SW-GA chromosome 11, ASM283717v5, whole genome shotgun sequence encodes these proteins:
- the LOC112067362 gene encoding glutamate receptor ionotropic, NMDA 2A-like: protein MRLALLATGIYSCIHGVHIEEKKKSPDFNLTGSQSNMLKLLRSAKNISNLSNVNSSRMDSPKRAADFIQRGSLIMDMVSDKGNLIYSDNRSFQGKDSIFGDNMNELQTFVANRHKDSLNNYVFQGQHPLTLNESNPNTVEVAVSTEPKGNSRPRQLWKKSMESLRQDSLTQNPVSQRDEGTVENRSYSLKSPRYLPEEVAHSDISETSSRATCHREPDNSKNHKAKDNFRRSVASKYPKDCSEVERSYLKTKASSPRDKIYTIDGEKEPSFHLDPPQFVENMALPENVDFSNVYQDHGDSFRKGDSTLPMNRSPLHNEDGLPNNDQYKLYSKHFTLKDKSSPHSEGSDRYRQNSTHCRSCLSNLPTYSGHFTMRSPFKCDSCLRMGNLYDIDEDQMLQETGNPATQEEVYQQDWAQNSALQFQKNKLRISRQHSYDNILDKPREVDLSRPSRSISLKDRERLLEGNLYGSLFSVPASKLSGNKGSLFPQGLEVSKRSKSLLPDHTSDNPFLHSYGDDQRLVIGRCPSDPYKHSLPSQAVNDSYLQSSLRSTASYCSRDSRGHSDVYISEHVMPYAANKNKMYSAPRVLNSCSNRRVYKKMPSIESDV from the coding sequence GGCATTTACAGCTGCATTCACGGGGTGCACattgaagaaaagaagaagtctCCAGACTTCAATCTGACCGGATCCCAGAGCAACATGTTAAAACTCCTTCGGTCAGCCAAAAACATTTCCAACTTGTCCAACGTGAACTCCTCAAGAATGGATTCCCCCAAAAGAGCTGCTGACTTCATTCAAAGAGGATCCCTCATCATGGACATGGTTTCAGATAAGGGAAACTTGATATATTCAGACAACAGGTCCTTTCAGGGGAAAGACAGCATTTTTGgggacaacatgaatgaactgcAAACCTTcgtggccaacaggcacaaggATAGCCTCAACAACTACGTGTTCCAGGGCCAGCACCCTCTGACTCTCAATGAGTCTAACCCTAACACGGTGGAGGTGGCCGTGAGCACGGAACCCAAAGGGAACTCCAGGCCCCGGCAGCTTTGGAAGAAATCCATGGAATCTCTACGCCAAGATTCGCTGACCCAGAACCCAGTCTCCCAGAGGGATGAGGGAACCGTGGAGAACAGGAGCTACTCCCTAAAGAGTCCTAGGTACCTTCCAGAAGAGGTGGCCCACTCGGACATCTCAGAAACTTCGAGCCGGGCCACGTGCCACCGGGAGCCTGACAACAGTAAGAACCACAAGGCCAAGGACAACTTCAGAAGGTCAGTGGCCTCCAAATACCCCAAGGACTGCAGCGAGGTCGAGCGCTCCTACCTGAAAACCAAAGCGAGCTCCCCCAGGGACAAGATCTACACCATTGATGGGGAGAAGGAACCCAGTTTCCACCTCGATCCTCCCCAGTTTGTCGAAAACATGGCCCTTCCCGAGAACGTGGACTTCTCCAATGTCTACCAGGACCATGGTGACAGTTTCCGCAAGGGGGACTCCACACTGCCCATGAACAGGAGCCCCCTGCACAATGAAGATGGGCTCCCCAACAACGACCAGTATAAACTCTACTCCAAGCACTTCACCTTGAAAGACAAGAGTTCCCCTCACAGCGAGGGCAGCGACCGGTACCGGCAGAACTCCACGCACTGCAGGAGCTGCCTGTCCAACCTGCCCACCTATTCAGGCCACTTCACCATGAGGTCCCCCTTCAAATGCGACTCCTGCCTGCGGATGGGGAACCTCTATGACATTGACGAAGACCAGATGCTTCAGGAGACAGGTAACCCAGCTACCCAGGAGGAGGTCTACCAGCAGGACTGGGCACAGAACAGCGCCCTCCAGTTCCAAAAGAACAAGCTGAGGATTAGCCGGCAGCATTCCTACGATAACATCCTCGACAAACCCAGGGAGGTGGACCTTAGCAGGCCCTCCCGGAGCATAAGCCTCAAGGACAGGGAGCGGCTTCTGGAGGGAAACTTGTACGGGAGTCTCTTTAGTGTCCCCGCAAGCAAACTCTCAGGGAACAAAGGCTCCCTTTTCCCCCAGGGTCTGGAGGTCAGCAAACGGAGCAAGTCTCTCTTGCCAGACCACACCTCCGATAACCCTTTCCTCCACTCCTACGGGGATGACCAACGCTTAGTTATTGGGAGGTGCCCCTCGGACCCTTATAAACACTCGCTGCCATCCCAGGCAGTGAATGACAGCTATCTCCAATCGTCCTTGAGGTCGACGGCATCATACTGTTCCAGGGACAGTAGAGGCCACAGCGATGTGTATATTTCGGAGCATGTTATGCCTTATGCtgcaaataagaataaaatgtacTCTGCCCCCAGGGTTTTAAATTCCTGCAGCAATAGACGCGTGTACAAGAAAATGCCTAGTATTGAATCCGATGTTTAA